In a single window of the Vicinamibacteria bacterium genome:
- a CDS encoding tyrosine-type recombinase/integrase — protein sequence MRAKRPTRLPLLLTRREVDAVLIHFDGAKGLMARLLYGSGLRLLECCRLRVKDVDLERRDLLVRNGKGEKDLVTMLPNRLVAPRANQIRRARSLHNHDLKWEARFVELPSALAQKYPNPPREWGWQWVFPAARTYCHRLNKGGRGVRSPLDQ from the coding sequence GTGCGTGCCAAACGGCCGACCCGTCTGCCGCTCCTGCTGACGCGTCGCGAAGTCGACGCGGTTCTGATTCACTTCGATGGAGCGAAAGGCTTGATGGCGAGGCTACTCTACGGCTCGGGACTGCGCCTTCTCGAATGCTGCCGCTTGCGCGTCAAGGATGTCGATCTAGAGCGTCGCGACCTCCTCGTCCGTAACGGGAAAGGCGAGAAAGACCTCGTCACGATGCTTCCAAACAGGCTCGTGGCGCCCAGAGCAAATCAAATTCGTCGCGCGCGATCCCTCCACAACCATGATTTGAAGTGGGAAGCTCGTTTCGTGGAGCTCCCCTCCGCGCTCGCCCAGAAATACCCGAACCCACCGCGCGAGTGGGGCTGGCAATGGGTCTTTCCCGCCGCGAGAACGTACTGCCACCGCCTCAACAAAGGCGGCCGCGGCGTCAGAAGCCCTCTCGACCAGTAG